The segment TTATATATATTATTGAAATTCATAAGTTGATTCGTGATACGCATTTTCTCTCTCCTTTAAGAAAATTATAAGCTAATTAAGCAAATAGCGTTCCGAATTGATATATTTGCAAGATTTAATCTTGCAAATATAGGTTTAAAATCCCAATATCTTAGTGATAATCACAAATCCAATAGCAGAGCCTATCATAGCAACAGGCAAGGTGATAATCCATGCTAATCCAATTGGTTTTAGCATTCCCCAATTAGCATTGCGATTATATAATCCAATACCAAGCACTGCTCCTATCAAAACATGAGTAGAGCTAATAGGTAATCCCATTTTAGTAGCGATTAATATAACTATACTTGCTGATAACTCAGCGCTAAATCCAGTCGTAGGCAAAATCTCTGTAAGCTTACTCCCAACCGTAGTTATAACCTCTTTACCTAAAAACCACAGCCCAACTACAAGCGCCACCCCAAATGTAACCATAGCCACAGTTGGGATAGTAGCCGTGCTATTAATAGAGCTACTTTTAAGCACATCTAATACCGCAGCAAATGGGCCAATTGCGTTTGCTATATCATTTGCCCCATGAGAAAAGGCAAATGCCGAAGCAGTAAATATCTGAAACCAACCAAAAATTCTATTTATACCCTTTTGTGGGTTATCCTTTTTCATCATATTTACGATAGAAAAACTCACCAAATAAGCCACCGTACCGATAACACACAATATCCAGATAGTCTCAATGGTGCTGAAATTCAAATTCATATGCTTTAAACCCTTAAATAATAGAGTAGATGAGATAATCATAGCAGTAATAGCGGCCAAAATAGGAATATGGAGTCTCATATATCTTATAGCGTCTATTAACTTCTCTTCTTTTTTATACTCTTTCATCCTCTCTCTAAATGGGCTACTACTAACGCCCTCTTCATCATCGCTAATAGCGATATTTCTAAGCTCTTGGATTTGCTCGGCTTCGCTTTTATTAGATAGTTCGCTTATATAATTTTCTTTGAAACTTCTCTTTTGTGCTTTTATAGCTTTGATTTGGGCTTGTAGCTCGGCACTAGGGGTGATAATCTTGGTCTTGATATATCCAAATACAATATAAGCTATCACTCCGCCCATAACCGGTGATATCACCCAGCTAAGCACTATACTACCAATTGAGCTCCATTTAACCATCTCTAAGGTATTGCCATTATTATAATATATATATCCCATCATAAGGGCTGAACCCACGATCCCGCCTACAATAGCATGAGTAGTTGATACTGGAAGTCCCTTTTTGGTAGCTATAAATAGCCAAATTCCAGCACTCATAAGAGCAGATAGCATAACAGCAGCAAAAATCATAGGATTGATATCGCCATTATTTGGTAGTATGACAATGCCACTTCTAATAGTATTTGTAACCTCCGCTCCAGCAAATACAGCGCCACTTAGCTCAAATACAGCAGCTATTATAAGTGCTTGTTTGATAGTGAGAGTCTTGGCTCCTACGCTAGTACCAAATGCGTTTGCGACATCGTTGCCACCGATATTAAACGCCATAAATAGACCAAAAACACTAGCTAAGATAAAAAGCAGTAGATGATGACCATCTATATAACCATAACCCCATAAAAAAAAGACCACCAACGAAATCGCAAAAAGCGTAGCCGCAAATACATTATCCCTACTCAAGCAAGACCCCTTATTTGATTTTTGTTATAATTTTATTTTAACTTTTTAGCCTTAAATTTTCACTGAATTTAGAGCAAATTTAATAGATTGTATATAACTTTGCGTATCGGCTTTTAGCTGATATGCGATATCAAAAGCGGTGCCGTGATCTACGCTTGTGCGGATGATTGGCAAATTTAAGCTTACATTGATAGAGCGATCGAAATATAACGCTTTTAGCGGTGCTAAACCTACATCGTGATAGAGTGCTACTAAGCGATTGGTAGATTTAAGAGCATTTGGTGTAAATGCCGCATCAGGCACAAGGGGGCCTGTGAAAATCTCCTTTTTTAAGCTTGCGTTTGTAGCTTCGATTGCCATCCTAATCTCTATCTCCTCTTTTCCGCCGATAGTTCCATTATCACTAGCGTGAGGATTAAAGCCCAAAACTCCGACTTTTTCAAATTTAGTAGAGGCATAAAAATCAAGCAAAAATCGCTTTAAGGCTTTGAATTTAATCTTTTTGCTAACGGCTTTTAAAGGCACATGATCGCTAAATAACGCCACATATAGCTCATCACACCCAAGCATCATAATCGCATCACGATTAAAATATTTGCCAAGTGCGTCCGTATGCCCTTTATATGGGATTTTGGCTCTTTTCCAACTCTCTTTATTGATAGGTAAGGTTACAAGCGCATCTGCATTGCCTTTGGCGGTGAAATTTAGAGCATTGTCAAAGCTAATAAATGAGAATTTTCCACTTTTTTTGCTTACTTTACCTGGTTTTATCTCAAAATCTACCCCGCACTCATATATATTAAAATCCTTTGGAATATCGATATTTAAGAGCTTTGAGGCACGATTTAATAAATTTGAGTTTATGAAATATAAAGGATTACAAATTTTGCTTATCTCATCATGGCTTTTTAGCGCAATCTCGATCCCAACTCCATTGATATCACCAACACTAATTGCGATTTTAGGCTTCATTGATTAGCCTTTTCATATCTTTTATAGCTTGATTTAAGCCTGTAAATACCGATCTAGCCACTATACTTTGGCCAATATTTAGCTCAAAAATCTCTGGAATTTTAGCGATATATCCTACATTTTGGTAGTTTAGCCCATGTCCGGCTGCGACATTTAAGCCTAAATTTTTAGCGAATTTCGCAGCACTTTTAAGTCTATTTAACTCAATTTCAAATATCTCTTTGATATTTTGTTTTTCTAAGGATTTAATGCTAAATTTGGTTTTAGAAAGGTTAGAAAATGCCATTAAATACGCATTAGCAAAGTTTCCAGTATGTAGCTCAATTGTGCTTACTCCTAGCTCTTTGGCTGCTTTGATATCATCTAAATTTGGATCTATAAATAGCGATACTTCAATATTAGCTTCTAGCATAGCCTTAATAGATGATGGCAATTCAGCGCTAGAGAGATTTAGACCACCTTCTGTGGTTAGCTCTTGGCGTTTTTCTGGGACTATGGTAGCTCGATTTGGCCCTAACTCCAAAACTATATCAGTAATCGCCGTCGCACACTCTAAATTCACAGCAATACTAGATAATCTAATAATATTTTTCGCATCGATATCATCTATATGTCTGCGATCTTCACGAAGATGGATAGTGATCTGATCAGCTCCTGCAAGGGTAGCAACATACATCGCATTTAATATATCTGGGTCATTTACCTTTCTAGCTTCTCTAAGTATAGCTATGTGATCGATATTTACGCCTAATTTCATCTTTATCCTTGTGAGTTTATAAAATTCTTTTGCTCTTGAAAATATGGCTTTAAGGCCTCATAAGCTAAGCCGATTTTTTGGAATTTATCTGTGTATTCTCTTTTTGTTTCTTCAGATAGCGATATCTGTCTATCTGGGTGATACATTTTAGTTAAGTTTAAATAACTAGCCCTAACAGTCTCATAATCATCACCAACATCGCACCCAAGAGTGTGAAAATGATCTTCTAAAAGCGATGCTAGCATAGAAAATCGCCGTTTATACTCTTTGGAATTTAAAGCATTAAATCTGCGTTTAAAAAGCTCAAATTCATCTTGATTATAGTTAAAATTTACTATATATTTTAAATGCTCTTTGATATTTATGATATTTGAGAGCGTATCTATATCTTTTTGGCTATGCGGAGTAAAAAATAGCCAATTTTGGCGTGGAAAATAGTCGCAATTTTTGTCATTAAATCCACGCATAAGGTATTTAGCAAATAGCTCTTCACTATTTTTAAGATCAAATAACACCCTACAATCTTCAAATTTAATATCTATATCTATCAATACTTGAAGTGAGGTTGGATTTTTGTATATTAGCTTAATATTTTTATGATGAGTTAGCCAAAACTCAACCCCGCTACCAACAGTTTTTCTATATAAATTTGCTATAAATTTAAGCAGATATTTACGCTGGATTAGCTCATTTTCACTATAAAATATAATGATTCTATCACGAGTCCCAATCACATTAGCAAAACTTTGGCGAATTTTGTAGATAAGATTTAGATATAAATCACAATCATCAGTAACAATAGTAATTGACTCTAATGTCTGTGTAATCTCCATTTCAAGTCCTATCGATTTATTTTTGGCTTTTGAAGCAAATTATGTTCCATCAAATTCAATCATCAAGCCAAACTGCTAACTCATCTAACTCGCTATAATCTTGTAAAATTTGATATGGTTTATAATCGCTTTTATACTCCAAACTCTCACAACCTTTGACATAAAATCCTAGATATATCCAAGGCAATTTATAAGATTTGGCTAATAAAATTTGATTTAAAAGTGAGTATTTCCCAAGGCTCAAATATGAATAATCCGTATCCCAAAAGCAATAAATAGAGCTAATCCCATCAAGAGTAATATCGATTAAATCAACACAAATTAGCCTATCCCCATCATAATAATCCACCTCAAAGCCAAACTCACCAGCCCCTTCAACATATACACTATAATACCTCTCATAACTCATCGGATGGAATTCCCAACCACGCTTATTTTGCATAAATTTGTGATATTTTTCATATAATTTTATATGATTATTGCTTATATGCGGACGAACGATTATAACTTCTATATTGGCTTTATTATTTTTGCTGATTACTCGCCTTAGGCTTTTGGTGAATTTGAATTTTTCAGCGTCAATTCTTAGGCTTTTACACTCACTACATCCATCGCAAATAGGCTTAGAAAAGTATTTGCCAAATCTCCTATAACCATGCTCTACCAAAGTAGAGTTATAAGCAAATGAGGCATCAAATATATATTTGTAGCTACTTCTAGATCTCTTCCCTGCTAGATACGCACACGGCGTATCTAGGGTGCTAAACTCAATCTCAGTCAAGCTTTTTAATATCCGAATATTTGATGAATTCCATAAATTCATCTCTCAATCTAGCCTCTTTATCAGCTGGGGTCTCTTCATCACTAGTAAAAATATCTTTGAATTCATCTCTATTTGGATTTGGTTTTGGTTTTGGTTTTGGCGGTTGTTGCTCTTTTAGCATATTGCCTTTTATCTCTTTTAAACTATCTAAAAAATCCATATTTTACCCATTTTCTCTGCTAGATTTAACCTTTTGGATCGCCGCTGCTATGGCTGCGATTACTTCTTCTTTATTCTCTTGGTTGCTATCGTGGGTATTTTCTAAGATATCTTGAAGTCTCTCTTCTATATAGCTAGTATCGAAAAATCCGCGTCTAAAATGTCTTCTTTTAGATATCGCAAGCAAGAAAGGCAGCGTAGTCCTAACCCCTTCAATAGTAAATTCATCCAATGCTCTCTCAAGCTTACTAACCGCTAAATCATAGCTTCTAGCCTTGACAATAAGCTTAGCTACAAGTGAATCATAAAATGGCGGTATAGAGTATCCTTGATACATATGGCTATCCACCCTCACGCCTGGCCCCAAAGCTGGGAAATAGCCTGTGATTTTACCTGGGCTTGGAGTGAAATTTTTCCATACATTTTCAGCGGTAATCCTAGCTTCTATCGCCACGCCTTGTGGTTTAACTTCGGTTTGTTCTATATCTAGTATCTCGCCTGAAGCAATGCGAATTTGCCTAGAGATTAGATCAACTCCTACTATCTCTTCGGTTACGCCGTGTTCGACTTGAATTCTAGTATTCATCTCCATAAAATAGAAGTTATTATAATCATCTAATAAAAACTCAATTGTCCCCGCATTAGTATATCCAACAGCCTTAGCCGCCGCAACCGCTGCTACACCCATTCTTTTACGCAAATCCTCGCTGATAGTAGGACAAGGCGCTATCTCAATAACCTTTTGGTGGCGTCTTTGGATAGAGCAATCTCGCTCACAAAGGTGGATTAGATTGCCATAATTATCACCTAGAATTTGAAACTCAATATGTCTAGGCTTGACAATGAGTTTTTCCATAAAGACCTCATCGTTATTAAAAAACGCCTTAGCTTCTCTTTTACAACTCTCATAGCTACTTTCTAAATCCGCTGGATCCCACACCTCTCTAATGCCACGACCACCGCCGCCGCCACTAGCTTTTAATATAACTGGATAGCCGATTTTTTCAGCTTCTAATTTTATGGTTTCTATGCTCTCTTTATTTAGTGCTTCAGTCCCTGGTACGACTGGGATACCATTTTTATGCATTAAATTTCTAGCAATATTTTTATTTCCCATTTTTAAAATTACTTCAGATTTTGGCCCTATAAATGTCAGCCCCGCATCTTCTACCATCTTAGCAAATTCATAATTTTCACTTAAAAATCCATAACCCGGATGTATCGCATCTGCGCCACACGCCTTAGCCACTTCGACAATTCTAGTAGCGTCCAAATATCCTTTTATCGGATCTTTACCAATCTCATATGCCTCATCAGCGACTTTGACATGTAAAGAGTCTTTATCAGGTTCAGTATAGATAGCTACATTTTTGATATGTAAATCTTTACACGCTCTAACGATTCTAACAGCTATTTCGCCACGATTGGCAATTAAAATTTTATATATCATAAAGTTACCCTTTTAAAAATTTTAATCAATTCTAGCTAAATTTGGTTATTTTTTAGCTAAAAATAGAAAAATAAATTTAAATTTTAATAATGCTTTGTATCAAAATACCAAATTCACCCTAAATCACCACGCTACTAGGGATATTAACAATCCTATCAACTAGATATTTGGCATTTTTATTTTCATCTTTTATAGAGTCTTTATAAATTTCTAACTCACTTAGCAATCTCCACGCCGGTCGCATCATAACAGATCTTTCATTAGCATATTTTAGTAGCTCATCACGGCTTTTTCTATCATCCATGATAACTCCCATAAGCCAGTAATTACTAAGGCAATCCACAGGCTCACTAATAAATTTAACCCCAATACTATCAAAAAATTTCGCATATCTTTTGGCTAAATCTCGCTTTTTGCTTAGAAATAAATTCAAATTCTCCAATTGAGCCTTCAATAAAGCAGCGTTTAAATTTGGCATTCTATAATTATATGCGATATAATCGTGATTATACTCATATGGATGCGGGATTTTGGCGGTGGTGCTTAGGTGTCTAGCTAGTTTAGCTACATTCTCATCATCGCTTATTAACATACCGCCACCACCGCTTGTAGCTATCTTATTACCATTAAAAGAAAATACCCCCGCAAGGCCAAATCTCCCACTATGAGTGCCCTTATACACACTACCTAAGCTTTCAGCACTATCTTCAACTAAATTTATCCCCCAAATATCGCAAATTTGAGCTATTTCATCTATCTTACACATCATACCAAATGTATGCATAGGCACGCAAGCTGATATAAATTTCTTACTAATTTTATTGTAGCATTTGCCATCTTTTTTGATACAATTTTTATCTAAAAATTTACTCAAACTATATGGGCTCATCCCCATTGTATCCATATCCACATCGACAAAAATAGCCCTAGCCCCAGTATAACTAATCGCATTTGCCGTAGCCACAAAGCTCAAAGGCTGCGTTATCACCTCATCATCAGCCCCCACTCCAGCACATATCAACGCTATATGTAGTGCCGCTGTGCCACTACACATAGCCACAGCATATTTAGCTCCTGTTATCCTAGCCATATCTCTTTCTACACCTACTACAAACTCCCCCACACTAGAGACAAATCCACTATCAATACACTGCTTTAAATACTCTATCTCATTACCTATAAATCGTGGTTCATGTAAGGCGATATTTTGCGTTTTATACTCATTTTGGATAAACTCAACTATCTTTTGATTACATTTTTCCATCTAGATATCTACCTTTTTCTATATGATTAAACTCCGGTAAAACTCTCATAAATTCTGCCAAAATCGCATTTTTATCAAATTTCAAATTACCCATCATATCTTTTATATTTAGCTCAAATTCACGCAATCTATCGCTATTTATATCCATATCATTTTCTATCACGCCAATACTTTCAAATTTATCCAAATTCAATCTCTCATCACCGGTATAAAACTCCTCATAATCCTTCTCCCCAGTCGTATCACTACCGCTAAATAGACAGGCCCAACGGCCGATTTTGGCTAGCTCTTTAGCCTTTGCTCTAGCTTCATTCTCATCTTGACAGATATATGGTTCATACCCTTTAAATCTTAGATATTTCACCGCTATATCACTAAATTTAATCAAATTTAACTTCTCATCCAATTTAGGAAAAAATATCTCCCTATTACCCCCAAATATCGCACTCAATAAGCATAGCTCCCCACTCTCTTTAGGCGTGATGAAGTATCTGCGGACATCATTTGGCGCTACTATTGGCTGAATTTTCTTGATTCTTTGTTCAAATCCATAGAGCAAACTCCCATCGCTAAAAGCCACATTAGCAAATCTAGCCATACTAACAGGCGTTAAGCTTGAACGCATGAAAGCAAACATCTCCATAATTCTCTTACTAGCACCCATCATATTAACAGGATTAGCCGCCTTATCACTACTAACAGTAAAATAGCGCTTTGATCGCTTCATAATCTCATCGCTATTAAATATATTTGTTTGGATTAATCTCATTAGAGTATATGGGTCTTTTTCGCTTCTTACATGCTTTAAAGCACTTAAATTCAGCACATAATCATACTCTTTAGAATCTATAAGCTTAGCAAATATCTGCGATCCAGCATCAATAGCATATGTAGCAAACTCACCACCGATATAGCCATAGCTACTTCTGATATCACGCACCAATTCTACTAGATTATTTTCACTGATATCTACTACATCAAGCAGCTTTGGCTCTCTAGCAAAAATCTCTTTTACCACCGCTTGACCGATACTCCCAGCACCACCCACTACTAGGAATTTTGATCTATTTATAATATCTTTTAAATCACTATTTAAATTCTCTATATCCAAGCCAAAAAGCGGCTCATCTCTACCTATAAGTTTTAATATATCCATTGCTAACTCTTTTTAATTTTATCTCTTAATTATAGCCGAATTTAAAAAATTTAAGAATACAAGATACTCTACCCCCAGTCTCCTAGGGGTAAAAAGGACTTGTAAAGTTTAATGAGTTTTGTGCGAGTTGATTACAAAACTCTACTAACGACCGCACACCGCAAGCAGAGTTGAATTCGAAATTCTAAGTATCATATAAACATAAAGCCATATAAAGCAAAGATTAAATTCAAATAACTGCTTTATAGGCTTAGCTACTTTATTGTAGTAGCTTTAAGATATTTTGTTGAACTGCGTTAGCTTGGCTCATGGCGTAGCTACCACTTTGAGCTAGGATATTGTATTTAGAGAATGTCGCACTCTCACTAGCAAAATCCACATCCCTTATCTGACTTTCAGCCGATTTGACATTGACTTGGGTAACTGTGATGTTATTTATCGTTGCGATCAATTGATTTTGGACTGAACCAAGATCAGCTCTAATCTTATCTAGTGATTTTCTAGCTGATTCAGCCACATCCACCATAGCTTGAGCACCACCATAGCTATTTACCCCGCCAGCTTGATCGCCCCATCCAGCAGCATTTGAGGCACCACCATCGAAAAATCCCATTGCCTTAGCTAGAGTTGAGCTAATTGTGCCTGAATTCATATATTTCAAATTCACACTAGCTTGATTATAAGTTACTGAAGCAACAGAAGCCTCTGTAATAGGAGCTGCGGACATACCTGATATAATAGATAAATTATTTAAACCTATTTTAATATCCCTAGCATCTTGGCGAACAAAAGTCATTTGACCTAAAAGCACCGCACCACCATCAGAATATGCAAGGCTTGTTCCGGCAGAATAACCGCCCATGAAGCTCGCACCAGATAATATGTTTATTCTAATAGCTCTACCATCCTTAGCCGCTAAAACCAGATGGCCATTTTGTAAGCTAGCTTCTACGCCGGTTTCATCTTTTTTAGCGTTGATTGCTCCTATTAATACATTATCGCTATCATTAGCTTTTACAGCGATATCACCTATAGTAATTCCATTTATAATAAGATTTTTGATAGACCCAGCAGATACAGCGTTACTAAAAACTTGGGTATTATTTACATTTACCTTTACACCAGTTAAATCGCTTACGCCGTTCATCATTTCGGCTACAGCTTTGTAGCCTTCTTTTTTAAATGCTTCATTATCTATTTTTTGAAATTCATAACCGCCAGGGTAACCATCAATACCACTTAATTTTACGATAGCACCAGAAAGC is part of the Campylobacter lanienae NCTC 13004 genome and harbors:
- a CDS encoding inorganic phosphate transporter, encoding MSRDNVFAATLFAISLVVFFLWGYGYIDGHHLLLFILASVFGLFMAFNIGGNDVANAFGTSVGAKTLTIKQALIIAAVFELSGAVFAGAEVTNTIRSGIVILPNNGDINPMIFAAVMLSALMSAGIWLFIATKKGLPVSTTHAIVGGIVGSALMMGYIYYNNGNTLEMVKWSSIGSIVLSWVISPVMGGVIAYIVFGYIKTKIITPSAELQAQIKAIKAQKRSFKENYISELSNKSEAEQIQELRNIAISDDEEGVSSSPFRERMKEYKKEEKLIDAIRYMRLHIPILAAITAMIISSTLLFKGLKHMNLNFSTIETIWILCVIGTVAYLVSFSIVNMMKKDNPQKGINRIFGWFQIFTASAFAFSHGANDIANAIGPFAAVLDVLKSSSINSTATIPTVAMVTFGVALVVGLWFLGKEVITTVGSKLTEILPTTGFSAELSASIVILIATKMGLPISSTHVLIGAVLGIGLYNRNANWGMLKPIGLAWIITLPVAMIGSAIGFVIITKILGF
- the pdxA gene encoding 4-hydroxythreonine-4-phosphate dehydrogenase, with translation MKPKIAISVGDINGVGIEIALKSHDEISKICNPLYFINSNLLNRASKLLNIDIPKDFNIYECGVDFEIKPGKVSKKSGKFSFISFDNALNFTAKGNADALVTLPINKESWKRAKIPYKGHTDALGKYFNRDAIMMLGCDELYVALFSDHVPLKAVSKKIKFKALKRFLLDFYASTKFEKVGVLGFNPHASDNGTIGGKEEIEIRMAIEATNASLKKEIFTGPLVPDAAFTPNALKSTNRLVALYHDVGLAPLKALYFDRSINVSLNLPIIRTSVDHGTAFDIAYQLKADTQSYIQSIKFALNSVKI
- a CDS encoding pyridoxine 5'-phosphate synthase, with protein sequence MKLGVNIDHIAILREARKVNDPDILNAMYVATLAGADQITIHLREDRRHIDDIDAKNIIRLSSIAVNLECATAITDIVLELGPNRATIVPEKRQELTTEGGLNLSSAELPSSIKAMLEANIEVSLFIDPNLDDIKAAKELGVSTIELHTGNFANAYLMAFSNLSKTKFSIKSLEKQNIKEIFEIELNRLKSAAKFAKNLGLNVAAGHGLNYQNVGYIAKIPEIFELNIGQSIVARSVFTGLNQAIKDMKRLINEA
- a CDS encoding adenylosuccinate lyase — encoded protein: MEITQTLESITIVTDDCDLYLNLIYKIRQSFANVIGTRDRIIIFYSENELIQRKYLLKFIANLYRKTVGSGVEFWLTHHKNIKLIYKNPTSLQVLIDIDIKFEDCRVLFDLKNSEELFAKYLMRGFNDKNCDYFPRQNWLFFTPHSQKDIDTLSNIINIKEHLKYIVNFNYNQDEFELFKRRFNALNSKEYKRRFSMLASLLEDHFHTLGCDVGDDYETVRASYLNLTKMYHPDRQISLSEETKREYTDKFQKIGLAYEALKPYFQEQKNFINSQG
- a CDS encoding arginyltransferase, yielding MTEIEFSTLDTPCAYLAGKRSRSSYKYIFDASFAYNSTLVEHGYRRFGKYFSKPICDGCSECKSLRIDAEKFKFTKSLRRVISKNNKANIEVIIVRPHISNNHIKLYEKYHKFMQNKRGWEFHPMSYERYYSVYVEGAGEFGFEVDYYDGDRLICVDLIDITLDGISSIYCFWDTDYSYLSLGKYSLLNQILLAKSYKLPWIYLGFYVKGCESLEYKSDYKPYQILQDYSELDELAVWLDD
- a CDS encoding acetyl-CoA carboxylase subunit A produces the protein MIYKILIANRGEIAVRIVRACKDLHIKNVAIYTEPDKDSLHVKVADEAYEIGKDPIKGYLDATRIVEVAKACGADAIHPGYGFLSENYEFAKMVEDAGLTFIGPKSEVILKMGNKNIARNLMHKNGIPVVPGTEALNKESIETIKLEAEKIGYPVILKASGGGGGRGIREVWDPADLESSYESCKREAKAFFNNDEVFMEKLIVKPRHIEFQILGDNYGNLIHLCERDCSIQRRHQKVIEIAPCPTISEDLRKRMGVAAVAAAKAVGYTNAGTIEFLLDDYNNFYFMEMNTRIQVEHGVTEEIVGVDLISRQIRIASGEILDIEQTEVKPQGVAIEARITAENVWKNFTPSPGKITGYFPALGPGVRVDSHMYQGYSIPPFYDSLVAKLIVKARSYDLAVSKLERALDEFTIEGVRTTLPFLLAISKRRHFRRGFFDTSYIEERLQDILENTHDSNQENKEEVIAAIAAAIQKVKSSRENG
- a CDS encoding LegC family aminotransferase, whose protein sequence is MEKCNQKIVEFIQNEYKTQNIALHEPRFIGNEIEYLKQCIDSGFVSSVGEFVVGVERDMARITGAKYAVAMCSGTAALHIALICAGVGADDEVITQPLSFVATANAISYTGARAIFVDVDMDTMGMSPYSLSKFLDKNCIKKDGKCYNKISKKFISACVPMHTFGMMCKIDEIAQICDIWGINLVEDSAESLGSVYKGTHSGRFGLAGVFSFNGNKIATSGGGGMLISDDENVAKLARHLSTTAKIPHPYEYNHDYIAYNYRMPNLNAALLKAQLENLNLFLSKKRDLAKRYAKFFDSIGVKFISEPVDCLSNYWLMGVIMDDRKSRDELLKYANERSVMMRPAWRLLSELEIYKDSIKDENKNAKYLVDRIVNIPSSVVI
- a CDS encoding polysaccharide biosynthesis protein, encoding MDILKLIGRDEPLFGLDIENLNSDLKDIINRSKFLVVGGAGSIGQAVVKEIFAREPKLLDVVDISENNLVELVRDIRSSYGYIGGEFATYAIDAGSQIFAKLIDSKEYDYVLNLSALKHVRSEKDPYTLMRLIQTNIFNSDEIMKRSKRYFTVSSDKAANPVNMMGASKRIMEMFAFMRSSLTPVSMARFANVAFSDGSLLYGFEQRIKKIQPIVAPNDVRRYFITPKESGELCLLSAIFGGNREIFFPKLDEKLNLIKFSDIAVKYLRFKGYEPYICQDENEARAKAKELAKIGRWACLFSGSDTTGEKDYEEFYTGDERLNLDKFESIGVIENDMDINSDRLREFELNIKDMMGNLKFDKNAILAEFMRVLPEFNHIEKGRYLDGKM
- a CDS encoding flagellin B, giving the protein MSFRINTNIAALNAHANSVVNDRALTNSLGRLSSGLRIQTAADDASGMSIADSLRSQANSLGQAISNANDAVGIIQTADKAMDEQIKILDTIKTKAIQAAQDGQNSDSRRALQNDISRLLEELDMIATTTSFNGQQLLNGNFSNKNFQIGAYSNETAKVSIGATNSNTIGHTRFETTNNARFSTISTLSGAIVKLSGIDGYPGGYEFQKIDNEAFKKEGYKAVAEMMNGVSDLTGVKVNVNNTQVFSNAVSAGSIKNLIINGITIGDIAVKANDSDNVLIGAINAKKDETGVEASLQNGHLVLAAKDGRAIRINILSGASFMGGYSAGTSLAYSDGGAVLLGQMTFVRQDARDIKIGLNNLSIISGMSAAPITEASVASVTYNQASVNLKYMNSGTISSTLAKAMGFFDGGASNAAGWGDQAGGVNSYGGAQAMVDVAESARKSLDKIRADLGSVQNQLIATINNITVTQVNVKSAESQIRDVDFASESATFSKYNILAQSGSYAMSQANAVQQNILKLLQ